Sequence from the Aedes albopictus strain Foshan unplaced genomic scaffold, AalbF5 HiC_scaffold_42, whole genome shotgun sequence genome:
TGATGTATCACAAGCCTTGATATTGAGATGTTATTCCCCTATGTTGTTTCTTCTTTGACATTATCATTTCCTGTTTCTGCTTGGTCCGGTATATTAGTCACTACTGGCATTCCGCAATGACTATACGATGACTAAGTCGCGGAGTGAAACTCGTTGGGTTGACTGTGATGATACTGATCGATAAACCAAGACGAAGCGCCACGGAAGCGCGAACTCTCCGGTTCAGGGTGTGCAAACGGCACCTTCCATGTAAGACCACGAACCAACACCCGGTTCAGCACCATTTTCGCAACGCACGCTCCTGAACCGCTCCGTTAGTGACGGCAGCATTGGCTACACTGCTATAACGTAACATGCATCACAACGTATGCGAATCACAggagtattatttttttaattgctaATACTTGGCGTCTAGTGCTTGTTGGAGCAGCAGTAGTTATACAGTCATCGTTAGATAACCTCGTTGTGTATGCTGCAGTTGGGTCAGTGTGCTGTCGGAATCTTTCGCCTGGGCAGCACAGAAATCCGGAGTAGAAACAGAACGAGACAGGTTACCGAAACTGAATATCGAAACTAAAGACGTTATTCGGTCAATGCTCTCTACAGAAGGCGTATGGGTTAGGGTGCCATCAGCTTGACGACAAGACAAATCCTCAGCTTCCAATTGATTGTTGACGGAGTCAGCTAAGGAACAAGCTTCTGCCTTCGATGCAGCGTCAGCGGTTTCTTGATTGGTGCTGCTAGTTTCATCCACACTACTATCCGATTCTGACTTGAGACGTTTGGGAAGAATAGATTGAACTGCTTCTTCGGTTTCCCATTCAGTGGCTTCACGTCTTCGCTTATTGCTGTTTTCAGAGCTAGTTTTCTCCACTTTCTTCACGTCCAAATCAAAATACGACACCGATGACGAATCTTCATCTCCCCTCTCGTCAGTAAGCGATGGTGGGCTGTTTTCCTTGTCTTCATTATCGCTCTCGTCGTTATTTTCACTTGACGCATACGATTCCGACTCATCGCTATCCTCACTTTCACTACAACTTTCGTCATCCACATTGTTCACTGAAGCTGCAGCTGCTGCTGCCGCGGCCGCTGCCGCAGCGTTCCGCTGCTTCTCCATCTCCAGCTCCATGCACTTGTTCTGTTGAAGGTAGTGACCATGTACAATATGGTATGCTTCCTCCATGAAAATGTACCGCGCTTTTTGTAGCACGGTAGCCACAAGTAGATTTTTATGCAACGATACTCCTCCACGACAAACTCGCGATTGGGCTATCTTGGCTAGCGAGATGCCAATCAGTCGCTGCGCTTCTGCCATGGTATCAATTTTGATGGTTCTGAACGTCTCGACGTCAGATTCGTTACAACCGTTGCTCGACGTTGTGCTGCCGCTTCCTGGTGCAAAAATATCCGATGACTCACAACGGTCGCGCGCAGCGAAGCTTTCACGTATTTCACTATCTGTCCGCATATAATACTTGATCAATTATCTTCCACAACGCGCACGAAAGGTAACAGTCCAATGTCGCACGAGTCTATAGCAACTGGCGCTACCGAACCAGTAAAGCCACAGTGTGTATGTATTCAATAGCAGCACTCAGCACCAAAGTTCACGTCTGCTTTTGATTCAGTCTGTTTTTGCCTTATTGCTTCCACACACTTTGCGCTCAATTTGTTGTACCGCCTTATCTCGTGCCCCTTCTTCTCACGCTTGTTTGTTTGTATGTATGCTCATTAGCAATTATTCACTTTCCTCTCACTTCCCAACCGCACGAGAGAGCACCGTAACAAATAAATCTTCTCTCTGTTTTCACCCCACACAAAAAATCAATCGCCAAGAGCGAGGGTCACGCTGATCTGCACCGTTCAAAAGACGAAACTAAATTGAAAGTTTTGTGCGCGCTTGCATATATTTATAAACTCCACGAAGGTGACGTCACGGCCTACATTTTTTACGTGTGTATTTATTTCCAGCGGAGGCTAGCAGCAAGTGAGTAAAGATAATACAAAGAGGAAGAGCGACAGCCTTCAGCGTACCGACCGTACGTACGTACGTATCTCTTCTACGTACACATGACGACGAGAGGCGCGAGAATCCGATCGTTCGTCTTCGCGCGCGACACGAAGGAATCGCAATCGTGTTTTTTGagcgcagtttttttttcttttcctctCCTCACAAttgtatgtgtgtaaacaaaGCGATAAAATGCGATGATTAACCCTATACACTTTGGGCGTCTGGTGCGGGCTGTTGATGATGCTGCTGTTATTGCTCTGTTGCGGCTGTCACAGAAAAATTCCGCCTTACACACGCTTTCGGCTCTGCGGCCACCGCAATCGGTAGTCTCGGGAGTCAAGTCAGGTTTTACAAATTTAGTGCGGGAGCTGCGACCGTGGGAATTTCGCGCGTAGAGACGGAAATTGCGCCAATGTTTGTTTTTATGAAATAAAAGTGGAAACTGACGCGGTATCAGATTCCAAGTTTGTCAATTTGATTAGTTTACTTCTTTAAATAAatcatattatttttcttttgcattctctaagaaatttttacCGTAACCAATATATATTTTTGGAACAGGTTTTAAGAATTATGTTCGAAATATTTCGAAAGGTTAATGTTGAGGGAACGAAGCGGAGAAGATAAGATCCAAATTTTATAATTTCTTTCAGcgtaaatctatataaataaaaatggaatggtatttgtatgtcacgaataggctcgggaacaggccaacggatctacaccattctttcagtatttcattcgtgcagggctccgacgtgttcgtacgaaaaaataaatgggaaaatcgaccgggaacgcaccgaaaacaaggaaatttgaaatttcatttctccatggaaccggatgtcaaaaaaacaGCTTGAGAAAAGCTTGAGAAATACGG
This genomic interval carries:
- the LOC115256000 gene encoding uncharacterized protein LOC115256000; translated protein: MRTDSEIRESFAARDRCESSDIFAPGSGSTTSSNGCNESDVETFRTIKIDTMAEAQRLIGISLAKIAQSRVCRGGVSLHKNLLVATVLQKARYIFMEEAYHIVHGHYLQQNKCMELEMEKQRNAAAAAAAAAAAASVNNVDDESCSESEDSDESESYASSENNDESDNEDKENSPPSLTDERGDEDSSSVSYFDLDVKKVEKTSSENSNKRRREATEWETEEAVQSILPKRLKSESDSSVDETSSTNQETADAASKAEACSLADSVNNQLEAEDLSCRQADGTLTHTPSVESIDRITSLVSIFSFGNLSRSVSTPDFCAAQAKDSDSTLTQLQHTQRGYLTMTV